From a region of the Bradyrhizobium manausense genome:
- a CDS encoding glutathione binding-like protein, whose translation MDLYFSPLACSMATRVALYEAGAEANYLEVDSPTKKVLKDGSDFRTVNPIGLVPTLRTDEGVVLTENAAILQYVADRFPQSGLGATEGIDRTRLHQWLCFIGTELHKGLFIPVLDRKASQDVKTYVLEKNLSRLDYLDNYLKGREFLLDHFSVADAYLVTVINWTMATPPIELSKWPNVKAYYERLRQRPSVAKAVAEEFELYKAEQARKKAAA comes from the coding sequence ATGGATCTTTATTTCTCGCCGCTCGCCTGCTCCATGGCGACACGCGTCGCGCTTTATGAAGCCGGCGCCGAAGCGAATTATCTGGAAGTCGATTCGCCGACCAAGAAAGTGCTCAAGGACGGCTCCGACTTCCGTACCGTCAATCCGATCGGCCTGGTGCCGACGCTGCGTACCGACGAGGGCGTAGTGCTGACCGAGAACGCCGCGATCCTGCAATATGTCGCCGACCGCTTCCCGCAATCGGGGCTCGGCGCGACTGAAGGCATCGATCGCACACGGTTGCACCAATGGCTGTGCTTCATCGGCACCGAGTTGCACAAGGGACTCTTCATTCCTGTGCTCGACCGCAAGGCGTCGCAGGACGTCAAAACCTACGTGCTGGAGAAGAATCTGTCGCGGCTCGACTATCTCGACAACTACCTGAAGGGTCGCGAGTTCCTGCTCGACCATTTCAGCGTGGCCGACGCCTATCTCGTCACGGTCATCAACTGGACCATGGCGACGCCGCCGATCGAACTTTCGAAATGGCCGAACGTGAAGGCCTATTACGAGCGCCTGCGTCAGCGGCCTTCAGTCGCGAAAGCGGTCGCGGAGGAATTCGAGCTGTACAAGGCCGAGCAGGCGCGGAAGAAGGCGGCGGCGTAA
- a CDS encoding TetR/AcrR family transcriptional regulator translates to MVQNSKPPATAKESGGRSEPKRRGRPRAYEPDVALGKALDLFRKQGFAATSLDDLSEATGMNRPSLYGAFGDKRELYIKSYQRYREDARASMVEIFRQEMPVRQRLERIFAAALNIYLSGETGPRGCFTVVTAASEAVGDPEIRAMVLEGLTELDKAFANCFRRAQEKGELPQSADPVALAQLASSTVHSIAIRSRARVSRKDLEAIVKGAIDVMVGAGAKS, encoded by the coding sequence ATGGTACAAAATTCGAAGCCGCCAGCTACAGCCAAAGAATCCGGGGGCCGCAGCGAACCCAAGCGCCGCGGTCGGCCGCGCGCCTATGAGCCGGACGTCGCCCTCGGCAAGGCACTCGATCTGTTCCGCAAGCAGGGCTTTGCCGCGACGTCGCTCGATGATCTCAGCGAAGCCACGGGCATGAACCGGCCGAGCCTTTACGGCGCCTTCGGCGACAAGCGCGAGCTCTATATCAAGAGCTATCAGCGCTACCGCGAGGACGCCCGCGCATCGATGGTCGAGATCTTTCGCCAGGAGATGCCGGTGCGTCAGCGGTTGGAGCGCATCTTTGCTGCCGCATTGAACATCTATCTCTCCGGCGAGACCGGCCCGCGCGGCTGCTTCACGGTGGTTACGGCAGCGTCCGAAGCTGTGGGCGATCCCGAGATTCGCGCCATGGTGCTGGAGGGGCTCACCGAGCTCGACAAGGCTTTTGCCAATTGCTTCCGGCGGGCGCAGGAGAAGGGCGAGCTACCGCAGAGCGCCGATCCGGTGGCGCTTGCCCAGCTCGCATCGTCAACGGTGCATTCAATCGCGATCCGCTCACGCGCCCGCGTATCGCGCAAGGACCTGGAAGCGATCGTGAAGGGCGCGATCGACGTGATGGTGGGGGCTGGCGCCAAAAGTTGA
- a CDS encoding solute carrier family 23 protein has product MSNASGSDEQAHSYFPRWKLKTSGVIMPEERLPWGQTIVSGLQHCVAMSGSTIIAPLLMGFDPNVAVLFSGIGTLIFFVIVAGRVPSYLGSSFAFIAVVLAATGYAGQGPNPNISVALGGIVGAGVLYGVIALIVMWSGIGWVERLMPPAVTGAVVAAIGLNLAPVAVKAVSANAFDTWIGLATVLIIGVVAVAAPGLWRRLPIILGAIGGYLLYLLFANGLGFGKPIDFAQLSAAPWFGLPNFTTPTFKADAIFLIAPVAVILVAENLGHIKAVGAMTGRSLDGYLGRALFADSLATIVAAFGGGTGVTTYAENIGVMAATKVYSTLLFAFAATVSILLGFSPKFGALILSIPGPVIGGLSIVLFGLIAAMAGRIWVENKVDFANPANLITVAVALTAGAGDLTLKFGAFTIGGIGTATFGAIILYQILTSPIARRAE; this is encoded by the coding sequence ATGTCGAACGCATCAGGCTCGGACGAGCAGGCGCACAGCTATTTTCCGCGCTGGAAGCTGAAGACCTCGGGCGTGATCATGCCGGAGGAGCGGTTGCCATGGGGGCAAACCATCGTCTCCGGTCTCCAGCATTGCGTTGCCATGTCGGGCTCGACGATCATCGCGCCGCTGCTGATGGGATTCGATCCCAATGTTGCGGTCCTGTTCTCCGGCATCGGCACGCTGATCTTCTTCGTCATCGTCGCCGGGCGTGTGCCGAGCTATCTCGGCTCGAGCTTCGCCTTCATCGCCGTCGTTCTCGCCGCCACCGGTTATGCCGGGCAGGGGCCGAATCCGAACATCTCAGTCGCGCTCGGCGGCATCGTCGGCGCCGGCGTGCTGTATGGCGTGATCGCGCTGATCGTGATGTGGTCGGGAATCGGCTGGGTCGAGCGCCTGATGCCGCCGGCCGTCACCGGCGCCGTGGTCGCCGCGATCGGCCTCAACCTCGCACCCGTCGCGGTCAAGGCGGTGAGCGCCAATGCGTTCGACACCTGGATCGGGCTCGCGACCGTCTTGATTATCGGCGTGGTCGCCGTGGCCGCTCCGGGCCTGTGGCGTCGCCTGCCGATCATTCTCGGCGCGATCGGCGGGTACCTGTTGTACCTGCTGTTCGCGAACGGCCTCGGCTTCGGCAAGCCGATCGACTTCGCGCAGCTTTCGGCCGCGCCGTGGTTCGGCCTGCCGAATTTCACCACGCCGACCTTCAAGGCCGATGCGATCTTCCTGATCGCGCCGGTTGCGGTCATTCTCGTCGCCGAGAATCTGGGTCACATCAAAGCCGTCGGCGCCATGACGGGCCGGAGCCTCGATGGCTATCTCGGGCGCGCCTTGTTCGCCGACAGCCTCGCGACGATCGTCGCGGCGTTTGGAGGCGGCACCGGCGTCACCACCTATGCCGAGAATATCGGCGTCATGGCGGCGACGAAGGTCTATTCGACCCTGCTGTTTGCCTTCGCCGCCACGGTGTCGATCCTGCTGGGCTTCTCGCCGAAATTCGGCGCGCTGATCCTGTCGATCCCGGGTCCCGTGATCGGCGGCCTCTCGATCGTGCTGTTCGGATTGATCGCGGCGATGGCGGGCCGGATCTGGGTGGAGAACAAGGTCGACTTCGCCAACCCGGCGAACCTGATCACCGTCGCCGTGGCGCTGACCGCGGGCGCGGGCGACCTCACGCTCAAATTCGGCGCGTTCACGATCGGCGGAATCGGCACCGCGACCTTCGGCGCGATCATCCTGTATCAGATCCTGACCTCGCCGATCGCGCGCCGCGCGGAATGA
- a CDS encoding 2-hydroxyacid dehydrogenase, translated as MTVGTLAVLINSTQQNWLPERWKARFDAVCRGRRVVLLPDTGLDPAEVHYAAVWKPVPGDLGFFPNLRAIFNLGAGVDALMADNSLPDVPLVRVAVPDLTNRMTEYVVLHVLMHHRQELYLRDSQRAKRWEPQYQWSASAVTIGVMGLGTLGADAADVLRRLGFRVTGWSRSPRTIAGVECFHGTAGMDAFLRKTDILVSLLPLTPDTQGILNRDVFAKLNRTSPLGAPVLINAGRGGLQNEADILACLDDGTLGAVSLDVFVQEPQPADSRFWTHPKVVLTPHNAADTDADAISAYVAEQIARFEAGGALENVVDRGRGY; from the coding sequence ATGACCGTGGGCACACTGGCCGTCCTGATCAACAGCACGCAGCAGAACTGGCTGCCGGAGCGCTGGAAGGCCCGGTTCGATGCGGTCTGCCGCGGCCGCCGGGTGGTGCTGCTGCCGGATACCGGGCTGGATCCGGCCGAGGTGCACTACGCCGCGGTGTGGAAGCCGGTGCCGGGCGACCTCGGCTTTTTCCCAAACCTGCGTGCGATCTTCAATCTCGGCGCAGGCGTCGACGCGCTGATGGCGGACAACAGCTTGCCTGATGTGCCGCTGGTGCGCGTCGCAGTGCCCGATCTGACCAACCGCATGACCGAATATGTCGTGCTGCACGTGCTGATGCACCACCGCCAGGAGCTTTACCTGCGCGACTCGCAGCGCGCCAAGCGTTGGGAGCCGCAATATCAGTGGTCGGCGAGCGCCGTGACGATCGGCGTCATGGGCCTCGGCACGCTCGGCGCGGACGCCGCCGACGTGCTGCGACGGCTCGGTTTTCGCGTTACCGGCTGGAGCCGCAGCCCGCGCACGATCGCCGGCGTCGAATGCTTCCACGGCACGGCCGGAATGGACGCGTTCCTGCGCAAGACCGACATCCTGGTCTCACTGCTGCCGCTGACGCCCGACACCCAAGGCATCCTCAACCGCGACGTCTTCGCCAAGCTCAACCGTACGAGCCCACTCGGCGCACCCGTCCTGATCAATGCCGGCCGCGGCGGCTTGCAGAACGAAGCCGACATCCTGGCTTGCCTCGACGACGGCACGCTGGGTGCCGTCTCGCTCGACGTCTTCGTACAGGAACCGCAGCCCGCGGATAGCCGGTTCTGGACCCACCCGAAGGTGGTGCTGACGCCGCACAACGCCGCCGACACCGACGCGGACGCGATCTCGGCCTACGTCGCCGAGCAGATCGCGCGGTTCGAGGCCGGTGGAGCGCTGGAGAATGTCGTGGATCGGGGAAGAGGGTATTAG
- a CDS encoding hydantoinase/oxoprolinase family protein yields MLEGAEVRLAVDIGGTFTDIVLDVGEVRKTRKVLTTPQRPEQAVLDGMRLILTDAHAHISDIDVFIHGTTLATNAIIERRGAKTALIATEGFRDVLDIGTESRYDQYDLGIDKPKPLAPRNLRFTVPERIDAHGAVRLPLDEAAVRALAPKLRELKVESVAIAFLHSYANPEHERRAAAIISREMPGISVTVSSAVCPEIREYERTSTAVANAYVQPLIDGYLARMSDALQVEQYRGAIYLVTSGGGVTSIETARRFPVRLVESGPAGGAIFAAQIAARLGESKVLSFDMGGTTAKICLIEKYQPETSRVFEVDRAARFLKGSGLPVRIPVIEMVEIGAGGGSIAHVDAMKRVTVGPESASSEPGPACYGRGGQRPAVTDADVTLGMIDPDAFAGGTIRLDPELSKKALLSSVGEPLGLSAETAAYAVHEVVCENMASAARVHAVERGEIVGQHTLIAFGGAAPLHAARVAEKIGVARVIVPSNAGVGSAVGFLAAPIAYELVRSRHVRLDDFDTGAVSDLLQEMVTEARALVEPGAAGAPVRERRAAFMRYVGQGHEITVELPNRPLTSADLASLRQKFEADYSAMFERPIPGAAIEVLSWSVLATTDARNPSAVAAVARKPAAKASGSRKFFDGRAGEVIDIPLYRREDMAPGATIAGPAVIAEDETSTFVSNSFDAHIDGAGSIVMERKAA; encoded by the coding sequence ATGCTTGAGGGGGCCGAGGTACGGCTTGCCGTTGATATTGGCGGCACGTTCACCGACATCGTGCTGGACGTGGGTGAAGTGCGCAAGACGCGCAAGGTGCTAACCACGCCGCAGCGGCCTGAGCAGGCGGTGCTGGACGGCATGCGTCTCATCCTGACTGATGCGCATGCGCATATCAGCGACATCGACGTCTTCATTCACGGCACGACGCTTGCGACCAACGCCATCATCGAACGGCGCGGTGCCAAAACGGCGCTGATCGCGACCGAAGGCTTCCGCGACGTTCTCGATATCGGCACCGAGAGCCGCTACGACCAATACGATCTCGGCATCGACAAGCCGAAGCCGCTGGCGCCGCGCAATCTGCGCTTCACCGTGCCCGAGCGGATCGACGCCCACGGCGCCGTCCGTCTTCCGCTCGACGAAGCTGCGGTCCGCGCGCTCGCGCCGAAATTGCGCGAGCTGAAGGTCGAAAGCGTCGCGATTGCCTTCCTGCATTCCTACGCCAATCCCGAGCACGAGCGCCGCGCGGCCGCCATCATCAGCAGGGAAATGCCCGGCATCTCCGTGACTGTATCGTCGGCGGTGTGCCCCGAGATCCGCGAGTATGAGCGCACCTCGACCGCGGTCGCCAACGCTTATGTGCAGCCACTGATCGACGGCTATCTCGCGCGCATGTCCGATGCCCTGCAGGTCGAGCAATATCGCGGCGCGATCTATCTCGTCACTTCCGGCGGCGGCGTCACTTCGATCGAGACGGCGCGGCGCTTCCCGGTGCGGCTCGTCGAGTCCGGCCCGGCGGGCGGCGCGATCTTCGCGGCGCAGATCGCGGCAAGGCTCGGCGAAAGCAAGGTGCTGTCCTTTGACATGGGCGGCACCACCGCAAAAATCTGTCTGATCGAAAAGTATCAGCCCGAGACGTCACGCGTGTTCGAGGTCGATCGCGCGGCGCGCTTCCTCAAAGGCTCAGGCCTGCCGGTGCGCATCCCCGTGATCGAGATGGTCGAGATCGGCGCCGGTGGCGGCTCGATCGCGCATGTCGACGCGATGAAGCGTGTCACTGTCGGCCCGGAGAGTGCCTCGTCCGAGCCGGGGCCCGCCTGCTACGGCCGTGGTGGTCAGCGTCCTGCAGTGACCGATGCCGATGTCACCCTCGGCATGATCGATCCCGACGCCTTCGCGGGTGGCACCATCAGGCTCGACCCGGAGCTTTCGAAGAAAGCGCTGCTGAGCAGTGTCGGCGAGCCGCTCGGCTTGTCGGCGGAAACCGCGGCCTATGCCGTGCACGAGGTCGTCTGCGAGAACATGGCAAGTGCGGCGCGCGTGCATGCGGTCGAGCGCGGTGAGATCGTCGGCCAGCACACGCTGATCGCCTTCGGCGGCGCCGCACCGCTGCATGCGGCGCGCGTTGCCGAGAAGATCGGCGTTGCCAGGGTGATCGTGCCGTCGAATGCCGGCGTCGGCTCGGCGGTCGGCTTCCTCGCGGCGCCTATTGCCTATGAGCTGGTGCGCAGCCGTCACGTCCGGCTCGACGATTTCGACACCGGCGCCGTCTCCGATCTGCTGCAGGAGATGGTGACCGAGGCGCGGGCGCTGGTCGAGCCCGGTGCGGCCGGCGCGCCGGTGCGTGAGCGCCGCGCGGCTTTCATGCGTTACGTCGGCCAGGGCCACGAGATCACCGTCGAGCTGCCGAACCGGCCGCTGACCTCGGCTGATCTTGCAAGTCTCCGCCAGAAGTTCGAGGCCGATTATTCCGCGATGTTCGAGCGGCCAATTCCTGGCGCCGCGATCGAGGTCTTGAGCTGGTCGGTGCTTGCGACGACTGATGCACGCAACCCATCGGCGGTTGCGGCTGTTGCGCGCAAGCCTGCGGCGAAGGCCTCCGGCAGCCGCAAGTTCTTCGACGGAAGGGCAGGCGAGGTCATCGATATCCCGCTCTATCGCCGCGAGGACATGGCGCCCGGCGCGACGATTGCGGGGCCGGCTGTGATCGCGGAGGACGAAACCTCCACGTTCGTCTCCAACAGTTTTGATGCCCATATCGACGGTGCCGGCAGCATCGTCATGGAACGGAAGGCGGCCTGA
- a CDS encoding YciI family protein has protein sequence MLYAILCYHDEDFVGSWSKDQDEAVMKKLAVVQEKLTSQGRLGPVARLLPTTAAATLRKEDPPLVLDGPYAETKEQLLGFYIVDCKNLDDALEVARDLGAANPGGAYEVRPVGVFRPGGISA, from the coding sequence ATGCTCTATGCGATCCTTTGCTATCACGACGAGGACTTCGTCGGCTCCTGGAGCAAGGACCAGGACGAGGCCGTGATGAAGAAGCTCGCCGTGGTGCAGGAGAAGCTGACGAGCCAAGGCCGGCTCGGCCCAGTGGCGCGCCTGCTCCCGACCACGGCGGCGGCGACGTTGCGCAAGGAAGACCCGCCGCTGGTGCTCGACGGTCCCTATGCCGAGACCAAGGAGCAACTGCTCGGCTTCTACATCGTCGACTGCAAGAACCTGGACGATGCGCTCGAGGTGGCGCGCGACCTTGGAGCCGCCAATCCCGGCGGCGCCTATGAGGTGCGTCCGGTCGGCGTGTTCAGGCCCGGAGGAATTTCGGCGTGA
- a CDS encoding NAD-dependent protein deacetylase encodes MANHPLQDFVGRHEKLFVLTGAGCSTNSGIPDYRDSHGNWKRTQPVNFQAFMSEEQTRQRYWARSLIGWRRFGQARPNDAHHALARLEASGRCEMLLTQNVDRLHQSAGHRQVIDLHGRLDLVRCMGCGGKTPRSEFQEALGRANAEWLTLDAADAPDGDADLDHADFSSFKVPACEACGGILKPDVVFFGENVPRDVVATAQDHLAQADAMLIVGSSLMVYSGFRFVQAATKRQIPIAAVNLGRTRADDLLTLKVEERCEAALAFLL; translated from the coding sequence ATGGCAAATCACCCGCTCCAGGATTTCGTCGGCCGGCACGAAAAACTGTTCGTGCTGACCGGCGCGGGCTGCAGCACCAATTCGGGCATTCCCGACTATCGCGACAGCCATGGCAACTGGAAGCGGACCCAGCCGGTCAATTTTCAGGCCTTCATGTCGGAAGAGCAGACGCGCCAGCGCTATTGGGCGCGCAGCCTGATCGGCTGGCGGCGATTCGGACAAGCCCGTCCGAACGACGCGCATCATGCGCTCGCCCGGCTCGAGGCCAGCGGTCGCTGCGAGATGCTGCTGACCCAGAATGTCGACCGGCTGCATCAATCCGCCGGCCACCGGCAGGTGATCGATCTGCACGGGCGGCTCGACCTGGTCCGCTGCATGGGCTGCGGTGGCAAGACACCGCGCAGCGAATTCCAGGAGGCGCTTGGCCGCGCCAACGCGGAATGGCTGACGCTGGATGCGGCGGATGCGCCTGATGGCGACGCTGATCTCGATCACGCGGATTTCTCGTCGTTCAAGGTGCCGGCTTGCGAGGCCTGCGGCGGCATCCTCAAGCCCGATGTCGTGTTCTTCGGCGAGAACGTCCCGCGCGACGTGGTCGCGACCGCGCAGGACCATCTGGCGCAGGCCGATGCCATGCTGATCGTCGGCTCCTCGTTGATGGTCTATTCCGGCTTCCGCTTCGTGCAGGCTGCGACCAAACGGCAAATCCCGATTGCCGCGGTCAATCTCGGGCGCACCCGCGCCGACGATCTCCTGACGCTCAAGGTCGAGGAGCGCTGCGAAGCAGCGCTGGCATTTCTGCTCTGA
- a CDS encoding SDR family oxidoreductase — translation MPQTDLSTSFPSRLVGRHALVTGASQGIGRAVAVRLAQEGATVAINYIDHPERAEETLALARTGSDDRGHGKLDHVIVKADVSNEQEVAAMFETVLARWKRLDCLVNNAGFQRESPSEALDIESYRRIIDVNLNGAVLCAQKALAHFVGRDGGGSIINCSSVHQIIPKPGYLAYSISKGGMANLTRTLALEFAGRGIRVNAVGPGAIDTPINAAWTGDAEKRANVASHIPLGRVGMPEEIAAVFAFLASDDASYITGQTIYACGGLTLFPEFRDNWAS, via the coding sequence ATGCCACAGACCGATCTCTCAACTTCGTTTCCCTCACGTCTCGTCGGCCGACACGCGCTGGTGACCGGTGCCTCCCAGGGCATCGGCCGCGCCGTTGCGGTCAGGCTCGCCCAGGAAGGCGCGACCGTCGCCATCAATTATATCGACCATCCAGAGCGAGCCGAGGAGACGCTTGCGCTGGCGAGGACGGGATCGGATGATCGCGGCCACGGCAAGCTCGACCATGTCATCGTCAAGGCCGATGTCAGCAATGAGCAGGAGGTGGCTGCGATGTTCGAGACGGTGCTGGCGCGCTGGAAGCGCCTCGATTGTCTCGTCAACAATGCCGGTTTCCAGCGTGAATCGCCCAGCGAGGCGCTCGACATCGAAAGCTATCGCCGCATCATCGACGTCAATCTCAACGGTGCCGTGCTCTGTGCCCAGAAGGCGCTCGCGCATTTCGTCGGGCGCGATGGAGGCGGCAGCATCATCAACTGCTCCAGCGTTCACCAGATCATCCCAAAACCCGGCTATCTCGCTTATTCGATCAGCAAGGGTGGCATGGCCAATCTCACCCGCACGCTGGCGCTCGAATTTGCCGGCCGCGGCATTCGCGTCAATGCGGTCGGTCCCGGCGCGATCGACACGCCGATCAACGCGGCCTGGACCGGCGATGCGGAAAAGCGCGCCAACGTCGCAAGTCATATCCCGCTTGGGCGCGTCGGCATGCCGGAAGAGATCGCCGCTGTGTTCGCTTTCCTGGCCTCGGACGATGCAAGCTACATCACCGGGCAGACGATCTACGCCTGCGGCGGCCTGACGTTGTTTCCCGAGTTTCGCGACAACTGGGCGAGCTAG
- a CDS encoding hydantoinase B/oxoprolinase family protein, with translation MSKANGASLIDLQIMWHRLIAVVEEQAQVLLRTAFSPIVRECGDLSAGVFDLRGRMLAQAVTGTPGHVNSMAESVKHFINHFPLETMKEGDAYITNDPWMGTGHLNDFVVTTPCFKDGKVVALFSCTSHLMDIGGIGFGPDATDVFMEGLYIPMLKLIDQGVVNETLMAMIRTNTRLPIDTEGDTYSLAGCNDVGCERLVEMMTEFGIDTLDELGDYICDRSREAVLAEIAKLPKGIWRNSMVVDGYDAPVTLAATLTISDKGIHVDFDGTSAASKFGINVPLSYTTAYTVFGLGCVVASQIPNNAGSLSPLTVSAPSGAILNAPKPAPVASRHIIGQMLPDVVFGCLRQIIPERVPAEGTSCLWNLNVRGQTRSGVGGNYGFSMAVTSNGGTGARFGKDGLSATAYPSGVRGTPVEIAETQTPLIFWRKELRPDSGGAGRTRGGLGQIIEVGTGIDAPFDILAAFDRIEHPPRGRDGGKNGEAGYVGLKSGQKMRGKGFQTIPPDDRLVVMTPGGAGIGAPDERDRAAVKDDVESGLVSADNAAMVYGYAR, from the coding sequence ATGAGCAAGGCAAATGGCGCGAGCCTGATCGACCTTCAGATCATGTGGCACCGGCTGATCGCCGTGGTCGAGGAGCAGGCACAGGTGCTGCTCCGCACCGCGTTCAGCCCGATCGTGCGCGAATGCGGCGACCTTTCCGCGGGCGTGTTCGACCTGAGGGGACGGATGCTGGCGCAGGCGGTGACCGGCACGCCCGGTCACGTCAACTCGATGGCGGAATCGGTCAAGCACTTCATCAACCACTTCCCGCTCGAGACGATGAAGGAAGGCGACGCCTACATCACCAATGATCCCTGGATGGGCACCGGCCATCTCAACGACTTCGTCGTCACCACGCCCTGCTTCAAGGACGGCAAGGTCGTCGCACTGTTCTCCTGCACCAGCCATCTCATGGATATCGGCGGCATCGGCTTCGGCCCTGACGCCACCGACGTGTTCATGGAGGGGCTCTACATCCCCATGCTCAAGCTGATCGACCAGGGCGTCGTCAATGAGACGCTCATGGCGATGATCCGCACCAATACGCGGCTGCCGATCGACACCGAAGGCGACACCTATTCGCTGGCCGGCTGCAACGACGTCGGCTGCGAGCGCCTGGTCGAGATGATGACTGAGTTCGGCATCGACACGCTCGACGAGCTCGGCGACTACATCTGCGACCGCTCGCGCGAGGCCGTGCTCGCCGAGATCGCCAAGTTGCCGAAGGGGATCTGGCGCAACAGCATGGTCGTCGACGGCTATGACGCCCCGGTGACGCTCGCAGCGACCCTGACGATTTCGGACAAAGGTATCCATGTCGACTTCGACGGCACGTCGGCCGCGTCGAAATTCGGCATCAACGTGCCGCTGTCCTACACCACGGCCTACACCGTGTTCGGCCTCGGCTGCGTCGTTGCCTCGCAGATCCCGAACAATGCCGGCTCGCTCTCGCCGCTGACGGTGTCGGCGCCTTCTGGCGCGATCCTCAATGCGCCGAAGCCCGCGCCGGTCGCCTCGCGTCACATCATCGGCCAGATGCTGCCGGACGTCGTGTTCGGCTGCCTGCGACAGATCATTCCCGAGCGCGTGCCGGCCGAAGGCACGTCGTGCCTGTGGAATCTCAACGTGCGTGGCCAGACGCGAAGCGGCGTCGGCGGCAATTACGGATTCTCGATGGCGGTGACGTCCAACGGCGGCACCGGCGCGCGCTTCGGCAAGGACGGTCTCTCCGCGACCGCCTATCCCAGCGGCGTGCGTGGCACACCGGTCGAGATCGCGGAGACGCAGACGCCGTTGATCTTCTGGCGCAAGGAGTTGCGCCCGGATTCCGGCGGAGCAGGGCGTACCCGCGGCGGTCTCGGCCAGATCATCGAGGTCGGCACCGGCATCGATGCACCCTTCGACATCCTTGCGGCATTCGACCGTATCGAGCATCCGCCACGCGGCCGGGATGGCGGCAAGAACGGCGAAGCCGGTTATGTCGGTTTGAAGTCCGGACAGAAAATGCGCGGCAAGGGCTTTCAGACCATTCCGCCTGATGATCGGCTGGTGGTGATGACGCCCGGCGGCGCCGGCATCGGCGCGCCGGACGAACGCGATCGCGCGGCGGTCAAGGACGATGTCGAGAGCGGGCTTGTGTCGGCGGACAATGCGGCGATGGTCTACGGCTACGCGCGGTGA